A region of Pyxidicoccus parkwaysis DNA encodes the following proteins:
- a CDS encoding PAS domain-containing sensor histidine kinase, with the protein MAEAKAVSVSSLPPDLLGSLVDGASESIIVRDLEGRILLWNKASEALYGFPRDVMLGRHLHDGLNTHHPRTLARLERVVLEQGHWEGELRRTTASGEEKHVEVRWTVQPGPDGAPLRILEYGRDVTRLSDEVRASEARYRNLFEAMSTALFQMDTTRQRQLFADLEARGITDMAAYLEEEPGFLAAYMDAMFVSEVNEAAVRIMGARERSELIGQPVSRFWPPSSHPVVRRSLISSFQQSVTFEEETVNCRLDGSEIHTLFTLDASPELRARNMVLVGLTDLTERVKAQKALRQLQSEFAHASRLSMLGELTASIAHEVNQPLAAIAANGAAGARWLSRPQPDLDEVRAIHAHMVSDARRAADIIARIRAMASNKASERQRLSPNQVVEEAVAFLHHEIVAHEVDVRLVLSSGLPDIEADRVQLQQTVVNLALNAMQEMKRAHCARPRLDLMTLASNGELRCSIEDSGPGFPPEHHERLFQSFFTTKETGLGMGLAICRNIIEAHGGRIWAENLPTGGARFVFTVPFAR; encoded by the coding sequence ATGGCGGAAGCAAAGGCAGTCTCGGTGTCGTCGCTCCCGCCGGACCTGCTGGGCTCGCTCGTCGACGGTGCATCCGAGAGCATCATCGTCCGCGACCTCGAGGGCCGCATCCTCCTGTGGAACAAGGCCTCCGAGGCGCTCTACGGCTTCCCGCGCGACGTCATGCTGGGGCGCCACCTGCATGACGGCCTCAACACCCACCACCCGAGGACGCTGGCGAGGCTGGAGCGCGTCGTGCTGGAGCAGGGGCACTGGGAGGGTGAGCTGCGGCGCACCACCGCCTCCGGCGAGGAGAAGCACGTGGAGGTCCGCTGGACGGTGCAGCCCGGCCCGGACGGCGCGCCCCTCCGCATCCTCGAGTACGGCCGGGACGTCACACGCCTGAGCGACGAGGTGCGCGCCAGCGAGGCGCGCTACCGCAACCTGTTCGAGGCCATGTCCACGGCGCTGTTCCAGATGGACACCACGCGCCAGCGCCAGCTCTTCGCGGACCTGGAGGCGCGCGGCATCACCGACATGGCCGCGTACCTGGAGGAGGAGCCCGGCTTCCTAGCCGCGTACATGGACGCGATGTTCGTGAGCGAGGTCAACGAGGCGGCGGTGCGCATCATGGGCGCGAGGGAGCGCTCGGAGCTGATTGGCCAGCCCGTGTCGCGCTTCTGGCCGCCGTCGTCCCATCCCGTCGTGCGGCGCTCGCTCATCTCCAGCTTCCAGCAGAGCGTCACCTTCGAGGAGGAGACCGTCAATTGCCGGCTGGACGGCTCCGAAATCCACACGCTCTTCACCCTCGACGCCTCTCCCGAGCTGCGCGCGCGCAACATGGTGCTGGTAGGCCTCACCGACCTCACCGAGCGCGTGAAGGCGCAGAAGGCGCTGCGGCAGCTCCAGAGCGAGTTCGCCCATGCCTCGCGTCTGTCGATGCTCGGCGAGCTGACGGCGTCCATTGCGCACGAGGTGAACCAGCCGCTGGCCGCCATCGCCGCCAACGGCGCGGCGGGAGCGCGCTGGCTGTCGCGGCCGCAGCCGGATTTGGACGAGGTGCGCGCCATCCACGCCCACATGGTGAGCGACGCGAGGCGCGCGGCGGACATCATCGCCCGCATCCGTGCCATGGCGTCCAACAAGGCGTCGGAGCGGCAGCGCCTGTCACCCAATCAAGTCGTGGAGGAGGCGGTGGCCTTCCTCCACCACGAAATCGTGGCGCACGAGGTGGACGTGCGCCTGGTGCTGTCCAGCGGCCTGCCTGACATCGAGGCGGACCGCGTGCAGCTCCAGCAGACGGTGGTGAACCTGGCGCTCAACGCCATGCAGGAGATGAAGCGCGCCCATTGCGCCCGGCCGCGTCTGGATTTGATGACGCTGGCGAGCAACGGCGAGCTGCGCTGCTCCATCGAGGACTCGGGGCCGGGCTTCCCGCCGGAGCACCACGAGCGGCTGTTCCAGAGCTTCTTCACCACCAAGGAGACCGGGCTCGGGATGGGGCTGGCCATCTGCCGCAACATCATCGAGGCGCACGGCGGCCGCATCTGGGCGGAGAACCTCCCCACGGGCGGCGCGCGCTTCGTCTTCACCGTGCCCTTTGCACGGTAG
- a CDS encoding response regulator — MSSESLISVVDDDASVRTAVLSLLRSVGLKGLAFESAEAFLESGELTSTRLVITDIHMPGMSGIDLKQTLDARGSKVPVIMITARSDASVMERALACKPSCLLKKPFDSDELVACVERALAV; from the coding sequence ATGTCCTCCGAGTCCCTCATCTCCGTGGTCGACGACGACGCTTCGGTCCGCACGGCGGTCCTCAGCCTGCTGCGCTCGGTGGGCCTCAAGGGGCTGGCCTTCGAGAGCGCAGAGGCGTTCCTCGAGTCCGGCGAGCTGACGAGCACGCGGCTGGTCATCACCGACATCCACATGCCGGGCATGAGCGGCATCGACCTCAAGCAGACGCTGGACGCGCGGGGTTCCAAGGTGCCCGTCATCATGATTACCGCGAGGTCGGATGCCTCCGTCATGGAGCGAGCGCTGGCATGCAAGCCTTCCTGCCTGCTGAAGAAGCCCTTCGACAGCGATGAGCTCGTGGCTTGCGTCGAGCGCGCGCTCGCGGTGTAA
- a CDS encoding response regulator transcription factor — protein sequence MAEDAVIHIVDDDASLRTALQTLFRSVGMQARTYDSVKTFLDADRGDAPGCLLLDVRLPGTSGMAFQEQLESLGIDLPVIMMTGHGDIPMSVRAMKAGAVDFLAKPFREQDLLDAVAVAVERHRRRRAEREGLADLRRRYDSLSPREQQVMTLVTAGLLNKQVAGELKLSEITVKIHRGSVMRKMEADSLADLVRMAEALKLPKTLDALRGKSE from the coding sequence ATGGCCGAGGACGCAGTCATCCACATCGTCGACGACGATGCTTCGTTGCGGACCGCGCTGCAGACCCTCTTCCGCTCCGTGGGCATGCAGGCCCGGACCTACGACTCGGTGAAGACGTTCCTCGACGCGGACCGCGGCGATGCTCCCGGCTGCCTCCTGCTCGACGTGCGGCTGCCGGGCACGAGCGGCATGGCCTTCCAGGAGCAGCTCGAGTCGCTCGGCATCGACCTGCCGGTCATCATGATGACCGGCCACGGCGACATCCCCATGTCGGTGCGGGCAATGAAGGCAGGCGCGGTGGACTTCCTGGCCAAGCCCTTCCGCGAGCAGGACCTGCTGGACGCGGTGGCGGTGGCGGTGGAGCGGCACCGGAGGCGGCGCGCCGAGCGCGAGGGCCTGGCGGACCTGCGCAGGCGCTATGACAGCCTGTCGCCGCGCGAGCAGCAGGTGATGACGTTGGTGACGGCGGGACTGCTCAACAAGCAGGTGGCCGGTGAGCTGAAGCTGAGCGAAATCACGGTGAAGATTCACCGCGGCTCGGTGATGCGGAAGATGGAGGCGGACTCGCTCGCCGACCTCGTCCGCATGGCGGAGGCCCTGAAGCTACCGAAGACCCTGGACGCGTTACGGGGCAAGTCTGAATGA
- a CDS encoding hybrid sensor histidine kinase/response regulator yields MSPKAVDEQTLRVLLVEDNPGDARLFREELRESSSLTRFEVLHVDRLSEALRVVGDAHLDVVLLDLSLPDGHGLANISHLLQAAPSVPLVVLTGTDDERLAVQAVHQGAQDYLVKGQVTGPLLVRALRYAIERKRVEEGLKREEAARRTAVFREQFLGILGHDLRNPLLAISGNASLLLRYGGLAEPQRKAVSRISGSADRMARMIDDLFDFTRMRLGEGYALNRARMNLHDLLLQVVEELEVAHPGRRFELSLSGNGWGEWDAGRMAQATSNLVGNAVQYSPEDTAVTVALCDEDDGVRLEVHNWGLPIPSERLPHIFDPFVRAQDMCSVQRNGLGLGLYITHEIVRAHGGLLRVSSSPREGTRFWMHLPRHPYQGIGAAQPT; encoded by the coding sequence ATGAGCCCGAAGGCGGTGGACGAACAGACGTTGCGCGTGCTGCTGGTGGAGGACAACCCCGGCGATGCGCGCCTCTTCCGCGAGGAGCTGCGGGAGTCCTCCTCGCTCACCCGCTTCGAGGTGCTTCACGTGGACCGCCTCTCCGAGGCGCTGCGCGTGGTGGGCGACGCGCACCTGGACGTGGTGCTGCTCGACTTGTCCCTCCCGGACGGGCACGGGCTGGCCAACATCTCCCACCTGCTGCAGGCCGCGCCCTCCGTCCCGCTGGTGGTGCTCACCGGCACGGACGACGAGCGGCTCGCGGTGCAGGCCGTCCACCAGGGCGCGCAGGACTACCTCGTGAAGGGACAGGTGACGGGCCCGCTGCTGGTGCGCGCGCTGCGCTATGCCATTGAGCGCAAGCGGGTGGAGGAGGGACTGAAGCGCGAGGAGGCCGCGCGGCGGACGGCGGTGTTCCGAGAGCAGTTCCTCGGCATCCTCGGCCATGATTTGCGCAATCCGCTGCTGGCCATCTCCGGCAACGCCTCGCTGCTCCTGCGCTACGGCGGGCTGGCCGAGCCGCAGCGCAAGGCCGTCAGCCGCATCTCCGGCTCCGCGGACCGCATGGCGCGGATGATAGATGACCTGTTCGACTTCACCCGCATGCGCCTGGGCGAGGGCTACGCGCTGAACCGCGCGCGGATGAACCTGCACGACCTTCTCCTGCAGGTGGTGGAAGAGTTGGAGGTCGCGCACCCCGGGCGGCGCTTCGAGTTGAGCCTGTCCGGCAACGGCTGGGGCGAGTGGGACGCGGGCCGGATGGCGCAGGCGACGTCCAACCTCGTGGGCAACGCCGTGCAGTACTCGCCCGAGGACACGGCGGTGACGGTGGCCCTGTGCGACGAGGACGACGGCGTGCGGTTGGAAGTCCACAACTGGGGCCTGCCCATTCCCTCCGAGCGCCTGCCCCACATCTTCGACCCCTTCGTGCGCGCCCAGGACATGTGCAGCGTGCAGCGCAACGGGCTGGGGCTGGGGCTCTACATTACCCACGAAATCGTGCGCGCCCATGGCGGCCTGTTGCGGGTGTCGTCCTCGCCGCGCGAGGGCACCCGCTTCTGGATGCACCTGCCCCGGCACCCATACCAAGGTATAGGGGCGGCCCAACCCACGTAG
- a CDS encoding response regulator, with translation MSHDESGRPIEILLVEDNPGDVRLTIEALKEGKVRNTLSVARDGVEALAFLRRQGDFSYATRPDLILLDLNLPRKDGREVLAEIKADPSLRRIPVVVLTTSKAEEDILRTYDLHANCYISKPVDLEQFIAVVRSIDDFWLSVVHLPPQPEAP, from the coding sequence ATGAGCCACGACGAATCTGGACGCCCGATTGAAATCCTCCTCGTGGAGGACAACCCCGGCGACGTGCGGCTGACGATTGAGGCCCTCAAGGAGGGCAAGGTGCGCAACACGCTGTCGGTGGCGCGCGACGGCGTGGAGGCGCTGGCCTTCCTGCGCCGGCAGGGCGACTTCTCCTATGCGACGCGGCCGGACCTCATCCTCCTGGACCTGAACCTGCCCCGGAAGGACGGGCGCGAGGTGCTGGCCGAAATCAAGGCGGACCCGTCCCTGCGCCGCATCCCCGTGGTGGTGCTCACCACCTCCAAGGCCGAGGAGGACATCCTCCGCACCTACGACTTGCACGCGAACTGCTACATCTCCAAGCCGGTGGACCTGGAGCAGTTCATCGCCGTGGTGCGCTCCATCGACGACTTCTGGTTGTCCGTCGTCCACCTGCCGCCCCAGCCCGAGGCGCCATGA